A single window of Betta splendens chromosome 11, fBetSpl5.4, whole genome shotgun sequence DNA harbors:
- the sema4ab gene encoding semaphorin-4A isoform X1, translating to MITPAQTFSLSLWMNIEPNAKPLDLNVPKLHRSCCNGDTKPVVPHCGLAQCAETSPDKAHSQSLLPCGPGRSLTRFSTPDVSNTTTLLLSDDGDMLYIGAQDAVVALDVSHNDIITLRNKLDWSPSDKDLEQCSMKGKKMADCPNFIRVLQFLNATHIYACGTFAFSPRCTYVNSKTLTMSTKPDEGRGRCPYDPYQRNTAIIVDGELYTGTVADYRGNWPIISRHLSEGRHVDLKLDDTLGWLEDPTFVSSTFIPDEEKIYFFFSEVGREYDFIDKFMVSRVAQICTSDVGGQRTLQRRWTTFAKAQLLCQAEGELPYNLIQDIDSLPPAEGAPSDDTFFYGLFTSQWSVNSGRSAVCLFRLADIKSVFSGNYKVLNRDTLQWSTRVQEKVANPGECGLHNASDNALRFVKENFLADNSVRPAGRSLTMVSVEHKYSHLRAQRIQAANRRAYTILFLLTESGYLHKAVLLQNGVHIIEEIKVFEQPQTVKSLELSIPKGVIFVGTSEGVVRVPTANCSFYWTCAQCVLAQDPFCGWDPASRACVKTSNIQTSLAQDIDRGNVDEACNSVSLTPRVRFVSNKMPAASCPAGELVFVSLNEVVRLQCPAASRLSQQLWERPNSRLSSDLYLHLEDGSLSFVATPATLGHYLCLSTENGYQQTMAIYHVKQRSSPNAPTTYTRPQTHTIPMTQTVAWPGPTLPKRTTTKQGQTQPTLSSEDTQITTRELKRNMAVWTQKSGWKKGEFWDGETQLWSGPCYLKELVVVSVLLVLCLSLLITLLLYTLRERCHRRTAPNLGTPTRDLNRRTSVVQQAFRENQSVNKWNGQALPSSQASGIVCSGALTSSNGHLPNIPI from the exons ATGATAACTCCAGCACAGAC TTTTAGTCTGAGCCTATGGATGAACATCGAACCCAATGCTAAGCCTCTGGACTTAAATGTGCCTAAACTCCATCGTTCCTGCTGTAATGGAGACACAAAGCCTGTTGTTCCTCACTGTGGCCTTGCTCAGTGTGCTGAGACCAGTCCTGACAAGGCTCACTCCCAGAGTCTCCTTCCCTGTGG TCCTGGGAGAAGTCTCACCCGCTTTAGCACACCTGATGTCAGCAACACCACTACACTGCTGCTCAGTGATGACGGAGACATGCTGTATATTGGAGCCCAGGATGCTGTGGTAGCCTTGGATGTCAGCCACAACGATATCATCACACTCAGGAACAAG CTGGACTGGAGCCCTTCAGATAAAGACCTTGAGCAATGTTCTATGAAAGGCAAAAAAATG GCCGACTGCCCCAACTTCATTCGTGTGCTGCAGTTTTTGAATGCCACCCACATCTACGCCTGTGGCACATTTGCCTTTAGTCCACGCTGCACCTACGTT AACTCCAAGACATTGACAATGAGCACCAAACCTGATGAAGGCAGAGGTCGCTGTCCCTATGACCCCTACCAACGCAACACTGCTATCATCGTAG aTGGAGAGCTTTACACTGGGACAGTGGCAGACTACAGAGGGAACTGGCCCATCATCTCTCGACATCTCAGTGAGGGCAGGCATGTTGACCTGAAGTTGGACGATACTTTGGGCTGGCTGGAAG ATCCAACCTTTGTTAGCTCTACTTTTATTCCTGATGAAGAGAAAATCTATTTCTTCTTCAGTGAAGTAGGAAGAGAGTACGACTTTATTGACAAATTTATGGTGTCTCGTGTTGCTCAGATCTGCACA AGCGATGTTGGGGGCCAGCGCACCCTGCAGCGTCGCTGGACCACATTTGCAAAAGCTCAGCTACTGTGCCAGGCCGAGGGTGAGCTGCCCTACAATCTAATCCAGGACATAGACAGCCTCCCACCAGCAGAAGGAGCTCCTTCCGATGACACGTTCTTTTATGGCCTCTTCACTTCTCAGTG GTCTGTGAACTCTGGAAGGTCAGCGGTTTGTTTGTTCCGCCTTGCTGACATCAAGTCAGTTTTCTCTGGGAATTATAAAGTCCTGAACCGGGACACATTACAGTGGAGCACACGGGTTCAAGAGAAAGTTGCTAATCCAGGAGAG TGTGGCCTGCACAATGCATCAGACAACGCCCTGCGCTTTGTCAAAGAAAACTTCCTTGCAGACAATAGCGTGCGTCCAGCTGGAAGGAGTCTGACCATGGTGTCTGTCGAGCACAAGTACAGTCACCTAAGAGCACAGAGAATTCAGGCTGCCAACAGAAGAGCCTACACCATCCTGTTTCTGCTGACAG AGTCTGGGTACCTACACAAAgcggtgctgctgcagaacggGGTCCACATCATTGAGGAGATAAAGGTTTTTGAACAGCCTCAAACCGTGAAGAGCCTGGAACTCTCTATACCCAAG GGTGTGATATTTGTTGGCACATCAGAGGGTGTGGTAAGGGTTCCAACTGCCAACTGCTCTTTCTACTGGACCTGTGCTCAGTGTGTTCTGGCTCAAGACCCTTTCTGTGGTTGGGATCCTGCCAGCAGGGCATGTGTGAAGACTTCTAATATCCAGACCAGTCT TGCCCAAGATATAGACAGAGGAAATGTTGATGAGGCATGCAACAGTGTTTCCTTAACACCCAGAGTCAGATTTGTTTCAAACAAAATGCCTGCAG CCTCATGTCCTGCAGGTGAGCTGGTGTTTGTATCTCTGAATGAAGTGGTGCGGCTGCAGTGCCCTGCGGCTTCACGGTTGTCCCAGCAGCTGTGGGAGCGTCCGAACAGCCGTCTGTCCTCAGACTTGTACCTACACTTGGAGGATGGCAGTCTAAGCTTTGTGGCCACTCCTGCCACACTGGGCCACTACCTCTGCCTGTCCACGGAGAATGGTTACCAACAGACTATGGCCATATATCATGTCAAACAGAGGAGCAGCCCTAATGCTCCAACCACTTACACCAGACCCCAGACACACACTATCCCTATGACACAGACTGTGGCTTGGCCTGGACCTACTTTGCctaaaagaacaacaacaaagcaagGACAGACTCAGCCAACACTGTCGAGTGAAGATACTCAAATCACCACTAGAGAGCTAAAGAGAAATATGGCTGTGTGGACACAGAAATCTGGTTGGAAGAAGGGAGAGTTTTGGGATGGGGAGACTCAGCTGTGGTCTGGACCCTGCTATCTAAAGGAGCTGGTGGTTGTATCAGTTTTGCTGGTTCTGTGTCTCAGTCTCTTAATAACCTTGCTTTTATATACCTTAAGAGAACGCTGCCACAGACGAACGGCCCCTAATTTAGGAACCCCAACCAGAGACTTAAACAGAAGAACATCTGTAGTGCAACAAGCCTTTAGAGAGAACCAGTCTGTAAACAAATGGAATGGACAGGCCCTACCAAGCAGCCAAGCCAGTGGCATAGTTTGTAGTGGAGCACTTACAAGCTCAAATGGACATTTACCCAACATCCCCATATGA
- the sema4ab gene encoding semaphorin-4A isoform X2, with the protein MITPAQTFSLSLWMNIEPNAKPLDLNVPKLHRSCCNGDTKPVVPHCGLAQCAETSPDKAHSQSLLPCGPGRSLTRFSTPDVSNTTTLLLSDDGDMLYIGAQDAVVALDVSHNDIITLRNKLDWSPSDKDLEQCSMKGKKMADCPNFIRVLQFLNATHIYACGTFAFSPRCTYVNSKTLTMSTKPDEGRGRCPYDPYQRNTAIIVDGELYTGTVADYRGNWPIISRHLSEGRHVDLKLDDTLGWLEDPTFVSSTFIPDEEKIYFFFSEVGREYDFIDKFMVSRVAQICTSDVGGQRTLQRRWTTFAKAQLLCQAEGELPYNLIQDIDSLPPAEGAPSDDTFFYGLFTSQWSVNSGRSAVCLFRLADIKSVFSGNYKVLNRDTLQWSTRVQEKVANPGECGLHNASDNALRFVKENFLADNSVRPAGRSLTMVSVEHKYSHLRAQRIQAANRRAYTILFLLTESGYLHKAVLLQNGVHIIEEIKVFEQPQTVKSLELSIPKGVIFVGTSEGVVRVPTANCSFYWTCAQCVLAQDPFCGWDPASRACVKTSNIQTSLAQDIDRGNVDEACNSVSLTPRVRFVSNKMPAGELVFVSLNEVVRLQCPAASRLSQQLWERPNSRLSSDLYLHLEDGSLSFVATPATLGHYLCLSTENGYQQTMAIYHVKQRSSPNAPTTYTRPQTHTIPMTQTVAWPGPTLPKRTTTKQGQTQPTLSSEDTQITTRELKRNMAVWTQKSGWKKGEFWDGETQLWSGPCYLKELVVVSVLLVLCLSLLITLLLYTLRERCHRRTAPNLGTPTRDLNRRTSVVQQAFRENQSVNKWNGQALPSSQASGIVCSGALTSSNGHLPNIPI; encoded by the exons ATGATAACTCCAGCACAGAC TTTTAGTCTGAGCCTATGGATGAACATCGAACCCAATGCTAAGCCTCTGGACTTAAATGTGCCTAAACTCCATCGTTCCTGCTGTAATGGAGACACAAAGCCTGTTGTTCCTCACTGTGGCCTTGCTCAGTGTGCTGAGACCAGTCCTGACAAGGCTCACTCCCAGAGTCTCCTTCCCTGTGG TCCTGGGAGAAGTCTCACCCGCTTTAGCACACCTGATGTCAGCAACACCACTACACTGCTGCTCAGTGATGACGGAGACATGCTGTATATTGGAGCCCAGGATGCTGTGGTAGCCTTGGATGTCAGCCACAACGATATCATCACACTCAGGAACAAG CTGGACTGGAGCCCTTCAGATAAAGACCTTGAGCAATGTTCTATGAAAGGCAAAAAAATG GCCGACTGCCCCAACTTCATTCGTGTGCTGCAGTTTTTGAATGCCACCCACATCTACGCCTGTGGCACATTTGCCTTTAGTCCACGCTGCACCTACGTT AACTCCAAGACATTGACAATGAGCACCAAACCTGATGAAGGCAGAGGTCGCTGTCCCTATGACCCCTACCAACGCAACACTGCTATCATCGTAG aTGGAGAGCTTTACACTGGGACAGTGGCAGACTACAGAGGGAACTGGCCCATCATCTCTCGACATCTCAGTGAGGGCAGGCATGTTGACCTGAAGTTGGACGATACTTTGGGCTGGCTGGAAG ATCCAACCTTTGTTAGCTCTACTTTTATTCCTGATGAAGAGAAAATCTATTTCTTCTTCAGTGAAGTAGGAAGAGAGTACGACTTTATTGACAAATTTATGGTGTCTCGTGTTGCTCAGATCTGCACA AGCGATGTTGGGGGCCAGCGCACCCTGCAGCGTCGCTGGACCACATTTGCAAAAGCTCAGCTACTGTGCCAGGCCGAGGGTGAGCTGCCCTACAATCTAATCCAGGACATAGACAGCCTCCCACCAGCAGAAGGAGCTCCTTCCGATGACACGTTCTTTTATGGCCTCTTCACTTCTCAGTG GTCTGTGAACTCTGGAAGGTCAGCGGTTTGTTTGTTCCGCCTTGCTGACATCAAGTCAGTTTTCTCTGGGAATTATAAAGTCCTGAACCGGGACACATTACAGTGGAGCACACGGGTTCAAGAGAAAGTTGCTAATCCAGGAGAG TGTGGCCTGCACAATGCATCAGACAACGCCCTGCGCTTTGTCAAAGAAAACTTCCTTGCAGACAATAGCGTGCGTCCAGCTGGAAGGAGTCTGACCATGGTGTCTGTCGAGCACAAGTACAGTCACCTAAGAGCACAGAGAATTCAGGCTGCCAACAGAAGAGCCTACACCATCCTGTTTCTGCTGACAG AGTCTGGGTACCTACACAAAgcggtgctgctgcagaacggGGTCCACATCATTGAGGAGATAAAGGTTTTTGAACAGCCTCAAACCGTGAAGAGCCTGGAACTCTCTATACCCAAG GGTGTGATATTTGTTGGCACATCAGAGGGTGTGGTAAGGGTTCCAACTGCCAACTGCTCTTTCTACTGGACCTGTGCTCAGTGTGTTCTGGCTCAAGACCCTTTCTGTGGTTGGGATCCTGCCAGCAGGGCATGTGTGAAGACTTCTAATATCCAGACCAGTCT TGCCCAAGATATAGACAGAGGAAATGTTGATGAGGCATGCAACAGTGTTTCCTTAACACCCAGAGTCAGATTTGTTTCAAACAAAATGCCTGCAG GTGAGCTGGTGTTTGTATCTCTGAATGAAGTGGTGCGGCTGCAGTGCCCTGCGGCTTCACGGTTGTCCCAGCAGCTGTGGGAGCGTCCGAACAGCCGTCTGTCCTCAGACTTGTACCTACACTTGGAGGATGGCAGTCTAAGCTTTGTGGCCACTCCTGCCACACTGGGCCACTACCTCTGCCTGTCCACGGAGAATGGTTACCAACAGACTATGGCCATATATCATGTCAAACAGAGGAGCAGCCCTAATGCTCCAACCACTTACACCAGACCCCAGACACACACTATCCCTATGACACAGACTGTGGCTTGGCCTGGACCTACTTTGCctaaaagaacaacaacaaagcaagGACAGACTCAGCCAACACTGTCGAGTGAAGATACTCAAATCACCACTAGAGAGCTAAAGAGAAATATGGCTGTGTGGACACAGAAATCTGGTTGGAAGAAGGGAGAGTTTTGGGATGGGGAGACTCAGCTGTGGTCTGGACCCTGCTATCTAAAGGAGCTGGTGGTTGTATCAGTTTTGCTGGTTCTGTGTCTCAGTCTCTTAATAACCTTGCTTTTATATACCTTAAGAGAACGCTGCCACAGACGAACGGCCCCTAATTTAGGAACCCCAACCAGAGACTTAAACAGAAGAACATCTGTAGTGCAACAAGCCTTTAGAGAGAACCAGTCTGTAAACAAATGGAATGGACAGGCCCTACCAAGCAGCCAAGCCAGTGGCATAGTTTGTAGTGGAGCACTTACAAGCTCAAATGGACATTTACCCAACATCCCCATATGA
- the sema4ab gene encoding semaphorin-4A isoform X5, whose protein sequence is MITPAQTFSLSLWMNIEPNAKPLDLNVPKLHRSCCNGDTKPVVPHCGLAQCAETSPDKAHSQSLLPCGPGRSLTRFSTPDVSNTTTLLLSDDGDMLYIGAQDAVVALDVSHNDIITLRNKLDWSPSDKDLEQCSMKGKKMNSKTLTMSTKPDEGRGRCPYDPYQRNTAIIVDGELYTGTVADYRGNWPIISRHLSEGRHVDLKLDDTLGWLEDPTFVSSTFIPDEEKIYFFFSEVGREYDFIDKFMVSRVAQICTSDVGGQRTLQRRWTTFAKAQLLCQAEGELPYNLIQDIDSLPPAEGAPSDDTFFYGLFTSQWSVNSGRSAVCLFRLADIKSVFSGNYKVLNRDTLQWSTRVQEKVANPGECGLHNASDNALRFVKENFLADNSVRPAGRSLTMVSVEHKYSHLRAQRIQAANRRAYTILFLLTESGYLHKAVLLQNGVHIIEEIKVFEQPQTVKSLELSIPKGVIFVGTSEGVVRVPTANCSFYWTCAQCVLAQDPFCGWDPASRACVKTSNIQTSLAQDIDRGNVDEACNSVSLTPRVRFVSNKMPAASCPAGELVFVSLNEVVRLQCPAASRLSQQLWERPNSRLSSDLYLHLEDGSLSFVATPATLGHYLCLSTENGYQQTMAIYHVKQRSSPNAPTTYTRPQTHTIPMTQTVAWPGPTLPKRTTTKQGQTQPTLSSEDTQITTRELKRNMAVWTQKSGWKKGEFWDGETQLWSGPCYLKELVVVSVLLVLCLSLLITLLLYTLRERCHRRTAPNLGTPTRDLNRRTSVVQQAFRENQSVNKWNGQALPSSQASGIVCSGALTSSNGHLPNIPI, encoded by the exons ATGATAACTCCAGCACAGAC TTTTAGTCTGAGCCTATGGATGAACATCGAACCCAATGCTAAGCCTCTGGACTTAAATGTGCCTAAACTCCATCGTTCCTGCTGTAATGGAGACACAAAGCCTGTTGTTCCTCACTGTGGCCTTGCTCAGTGTGCTGAGACCAGTCCTGACAAGGCTCACTCCCAGAGTCTCCTTCCCTGTGG TCCTGGGAGAAGTCTCACCCGCTTTAGCACACCTGATGTCAGCAACACCACTACACTGCTGCTCAGTGATGACGGAGACATGCTGTATATTGGAGCCCAGGATGCTGTGGTAGCCTTGGATGTCAGCCACAACGATATCATCACACTCAGGAACAAG CTGGACTGGAGCCCTTCAGATAAAGACCTTGAGCAATGTTCTATGAAAGGCAAAAAAATG AACTCCAAGACATTGACAATGAGCACCAAACCTGATGAAGGCAGAGGTCGCTGTCCCTATGACCCCTACCAACGCAACACTGCTATCATCGTAG aTGGAGAGCTTTACACTGGGACAGTGGCAGACTACAGAGGGAACTGGCCCATCATCTCTCGACATCTCAGTGAGGGCAGGCATGTTGACCTGAAGTTGGACGATACTTTGGGCTGGCTGGAAG ATCCAACCTTTGTTAGCTCTACTTTTATTCCTGATGAAGAGAAAATCTATTTCTTCTTCAGTGAAGTAGGAAGAGAGTACGACTTTATTGACAAATTTATGGTGTCTCGTGTTGCTCAGATCTGCACA AGCGATGTTGGGGGCCAGCGCACCCTGCAGCGTCGCTGGACCACATTTGCAAAAGCTCAGCTACTGTGCCAGGCCGAGGGTGAGCTGCCCTACAATCTAATCCAGGACATAGACAGCCTCCCACCAGCAGAAGGAGCTCCTTCCGATGACACGTTCTTTTATGGCCTCTTCACTTCTCAGTG GTCTGTGAACTCTGGAAGGTCAGCGGTTTGTTTGTTCCGCCTTGCTGACATCAAGTCAGTTTTCTCTGGGAATTATAAAGTCCTGAACCGGGACACATTACAGTGGAGCACACGGGTTCAAGAGAAAGTTGCTAATCCAGGAGAG TGTGGCCTGCACAATGCATCAGACAACGCCCTGCGCTTTGTCAAAGAAAACTTCCTTGCAGACAATAGCGTGCGTCCAGCTGGAAGGAGTCTGACCATGGTGTCTGTCGAGCACAAGTACAGTCACCTAAGAGCACAGAGAATTCAGGCTGCCAACAGAAGAGCCTACACCATCCTGTTTCTGCTGACAG AGTCTGGGTACCTACACAAAgcggtgctgctgcagaacggGGTCCACATCATTGAGGAGATAAAGGTTTTTGAACAGCCTCAAACCGTGAAGAGCCTGGAACTCTCTATACCCAAG GGTGTGATATTTGTTGGCACATCAGAGGGTGTGGTAAGGGTTCCAACTGCCAACTGCTCTTTCTACTGGACCTGTGCTCAGTGTGTTCTGGCTCAAGACCCTTTCTGTGGTTGGGATCCTGCCAGCAGGGCATGTGTGAAGACTTCTAATATCCAGACCAGTCT TGCCCAAGATATAGACAGAGGAAATGTTGATGAGGCATGCAACAGTGTTTCCTTAACACCCAGAGTCAGATTTGTTTCAAACAAAATGCCTGCAG CCTCATGTCCTGCAGGTGAGCTGGTGTTTGTATCTCTGAATGAAGTGGTGCGGCTGCAGTGCCCTGCGGCTTCACGGTTGTCCCAGCAGCTGTGGGAGCGTCCGAACAGCCGTCTGTCCTCAGACTTGTACCTACACTTGGAGGATGGCAGTCTAAGCTTTGTGGCCACTCCTGCCACACTGGGCCACTACCTCTGCCTGTCCACGGAGAATGGTTACCAACAGACTATGGCCATATATCATGTCAAACAGAGGAGCAGCCCTAATGCTCCAACCACTTACACCAGACCCCAGACACACACTATCCCTATGACACAGACTGTGGCTTGGCCTGGACCTACTTTGCctaaaagaacaacaacaaagcaagGACAGACTCAGCCAACACTGTCGAGTGAAGATACTCAAATCACCACTAGAGAGCTAAAGAGAAATATGGCTGTGTGGACACAGAAATCTGGTTGGAAGAAGGGAGAGTTTTGGGATGGGGAGACTCAGCTGTGGTCTGGACCCTGCTATCTAAAGGAGCTGGTGGTTGTATCAGTTTTGCTGGTTCTGTGTCTCAGTCTCTTAATAACCTTGCTTTTATATACCTTAAGAGAACGCTGCCACAGACGAACGGCCCCTAATTTAGGAACCCCAACCAGAGACTTAAACAGAAGAACATCTGTAGTGCAACAAGCCTTTAGAGAGAACCAGTCTGTAAACAAATGGAATGGACAGGCCCTACCAAGCAGCCAAGCCAGTGGCATAGTTTGTAGTGGAGCACTTACAAGCTCAAATGGACATTTACCCAACATCCCCATATGA
- the sema4ab gene encoding semaphorin-4A isoform X3 → MNIEPNAKPLDLNVPKLHRSCCNGDTKPVVPHCGLAQCAETSPDKAHSQSLLPCGPGRSLTRFSTPDVSNTTTLLLSDDGDMLYIGAQDAVVALDVSHNDIITLRNKLDWSPSDKDLEQCSMKGKKMADCPNFIRVLQFLNATHIYACGTFAFSPRCTYVNSKTLTMSTKPDEGRGRCPYDPYQRNTAIIVDGELYTGTVADYRGNWPIISRHLSEGRHVDLKLDDTLGWLEDPTFVSSTFIPDEEKIYFFFSEVGREYDFIDKFMVSRVAQICTSDVGGQRTLQRRWTTFAKAQLLCQAEGELPYNLIQDIDSLPPAEGAPSDDTFFYGLFTSQWSVNSGRSAVCLFRLADIKSVFSGNYKVLNRDTLQWSTRVQEKVANPGECGLHNASDNALRFVKENFLADNSVRPAGRSLTMVSVEHKYSHLRAQRIQAANRRAYTILFLLTESGYLHKAVLLQNGVHIIEEIKVFEQPQTVKSLELSIPKGVIFVGTSEGVVRVPTANCSFYWTCAQCVLAQDPFCGWDPASRACVKTSNIQTSLAQDIDRGNVDEACNSVSLTPRVRFVSNKMPAASCPAGELVFVSLNEVVRLQCPAASRLSQQLWERPNSRLSSDLYLHLEDGSLSFVATPATLGHYLCLSTENGYQQTMAIYHVKQRSSPNAPTTYTRPQTHTIPMTQTVAWPGPTLPKRTTTKQGQTQPTLSSEDTQITTRELKRNMAVWTQKSGWKKGEFWDGETQLWSGPCYLKELVVVSVLLVLCLSLLITLLLYTLRERCHRRTAPNLGTPTRDLNRRTSVVQQAFRENQSVNKWNGQALPSSQASGIVCSGALTSSNGHLPNIPI, encoded by the exons ATGAACATCGAACCCAATGCTAAGCCTCTGGACTTAAATGTGCCTAAACTCCATCGTTCCTGCTGTAATGGAGACACAAAGCCTGTTGTTCCTCACTGTGGCCTTGCTCAGTGTGCTGAGACCAGTCCTGACAAGGCTCACTCCCAGAGTCTCCTTCCCTGTGG TCCTGGGAGAAGTCTCACCCGCTTTAGCACACCTGATGTCAGCAACACCACTACACTGCTGCTCAGTGATGACGGAGACATGCTGTATATTGGAGCCCAGGATGCTGTGGTAGCCTTGGATGTCAGCCACAACGATATCATCACACTCAGGAACAAG CTGGACTGGAGCCCTTCAGATAAAGACCTTGAGCAATGTTCTATGAAAGGCAAAAAAATG GCCGACTGCCCCAACTTCATTCGTGTGCTGCAGTTTTTGAATGCCACCCACATCTACGCCTGTGGCACATTTGCCTTTAGTCCACGCTGCACCTACGTT AACTCCAAGACATTGACAATGAGCACCAAACCTGATGAAGGCAGAGGTCGCTGTCCCTATGACCCCTACCAACGCAACACTGCTATCATCGTAG aTGGAGAGCTTTACACTGGGACAGTGGCAGACTACAGAGGGAACTGGCCCATCATCTCTCGACATCTCAGTGAGGGCAGGCATGTTGACCTGAAGTTGGACGATACTTTGGGCTGGCTGGAAG ATCCAACCTTTGTTAGCTCTACTTTTATTCCTGATGAAGAGAAAATCTATTTCTTCTTCAGTGAAGTAGGAAGAGAGTACGACTTTATTGACAAATTTATGGTGTCTCGTGTTGCTCAGATCTGCACA AGCGATGTTGGGGGCCAGCGCACCCTGCAGCGTCGCTGGACCACATTTGCAAAAGCTCAGCTACTGTGCCAGGCCGAGGGTGAGCTGCCCTACAATCTAATCCAGGACATAGACAGCCTCCCACCAGCAGAAGGAGCTCCTTCCGATGACACGTTCTTTTATGGCCTCTTCACTTCTCAGTG GTCTGTGAACTCTGGAAGGTCAGCGGTTTGTTTGTTCCGCCTTGCTGACATCAAGTCAGTTTTCTCTGGGAATTATAAAGTCCTGAACCGGGACACATTACAGTGGAGCACACGGGTTCAAGAGAAAGTTGCTAATCCAGGAGAG TGTGGCCTGCACAATGCATCAGACAACGCCCTGCGCTTTGTCAAAGAAAACTTCCTTGCAGACAATAGCGTGCGTCCAGCTGGAAGGAGTCTGACCATGGTGTCTGTCGAGCACAAGTACAGTCACCTAAGAGCACAGAGAATTCAGGCTGCCAACAGAAGAGCCTACACCATCCTGTTTCTGCTGACAG AGTCTGGGTACCTACACAAAgcggtgctgctgcagaacggGGTCCACATCATTGAGGAGATAAAGGTTTTTGAACAGCCTCAAACCGTGAAGAGCCTGGAACTCTCTATACCCAAG GGTGTGATATTTGTTGGCACATCAGAGGGTGTGGTAAGGGTTCCAACTGCCAACTGCTCTTTCTACTGGACCTGTGCTCAGTGTGTTCTGGCTCAAGACCCTTTCTGTGGTTGGGATCCTGCCAGCAGGGCATGTGTGAAGACTTCTAATATCCAGACCAGTCT TGCCCAAGATATAGACAGAGGAAATGTTGATGAGGCATGCAACAGTGTTTCCTTAACACCCAGAGTCAGATTTGTTTCAAACAAAATGCCTGCAG CCTCATGTCCTGCAGGTGAGCTGGTGTTTGTATCTCTGAATGAAGTGGTGCGGCTGCAGTGCCCTGCGGCTTCACGGTTGTCCCAGCAGCTGTGGGAGCGTCCGAACAGCCGTCTGTCCTCAGACTTGTACCTACACTTGGAGGATGGCAGTCTAAGCTTTGTGGCCACTCCTGCCACACTGGGCCACTACCTCTGCCTGTCCACGGAGAATGGTTACCAACAGACTATGGCCATATATCATGTCAAACAGAGGAGCAGCCCTAATGCTCCAACCACTTACACCAGACCCCAGACACACACTATCCCTATGACACAGACTGTGGCTTGGCCTGGACCTACTTTGCctaaaagaacaacaacaaagcaagGACAGACTCAGCCAACACTGTCGAGTGAAGATACTCAAATCACCACTAGAGAGCTAAAGAGAAATATGGCTGTGTGGACACAGAAATCTGGTTGGAAGAAGGGAGAGTTTTGGGATGGGGAGACTCAGCTGTGGTCTGGACCCTGCTATCTAAAGGAGCTGGTGGTTGTATCAGTTTTGCTGGTTCTGTGTCTCAGTCTCTTAATAACCTTGCTTTTATATACCTTAAGAGAACGCTGCCACAGACGAACGGCCCCTAATTTAGGAACCCCAACCAGAGACTTAAACAGAAGAACATCTGTAGTGCAACAAGCCTTTAGAGAGAACCAGTCTGTAAACAAATGGAATGGACAGGCCCTACCAAGCAGCCAAGCCAGTGGCATAGTTTGTAGTGGAGCACTTACAAGCTCAAATGGACATTTACCCAACATCCCCATATGA